The nucleotide window cacaatgtattaaacaacagccgttgaacgtaccatgtgtgaacatagcctaatagtaaaaCATGAAGTcattgagtatatatatattatatatatatatatgtgtgtgttcatTCACCTGGatttatttttaatgtttattGTTAACAGACCAAAATACATTCCATGTAGGCAGCCTGTCCTATTAATAGCTAGGCGCATTACCCTCTTCAAGGTCCCGCTGTCACTGGATACAACAAAGTTACATATTTTGGCTGCCAGGGTCAACCTACACTAACCAAATTAATAATATCTGATTGGATGTGATTGTATTTAGATGTAGAGAATGTTATAAGGAATTATGACCAGATGCAAGAACAACTGGAAGTAAATATCAGCAACTACAGAAAGCAGATACATTACAACTACCTAGTCTTAGAGTTGGCTCTTTGGGCAATCACATCAAAATCTATAAAGGTAAGTTTGCAGAGCCAGGTCTGAAGGTTGACACTAACTTTGTATTAGAAAATTTATAGTGCTTCTAACAATGTTTCTTCTTAGTGCCGGACATTTCCCTTGAATCTAATAACATGAAAGTTTCATACAACCTCAAATAATGAGGACTGAATTCATTCAGTAAAATTTATTTGCCGAAGTTCACTACATTGGGTTCTTCATGCTAGTGACTAGAGTATCTCATTCTAAAAAAATCATCTCTTATCCCTTCAGTGTTGACCTCCTCAGTGCCAAACCATATGACTTTTGAATGGCTGATGTCCTCCTTTAACTTCCGTTTAGAAACTATCAAAGTGCCAGGGTCCTCGGTTGTGTTGGGACCTGTGATCAATATGTAGCATGCATGTCGGCTCCGCTCAAACAGGGCAGCTAGGAAATACAACAAGATGGTTAATACTAAAATAACATCTTTTTATTATAGCTCTAGCACTCCTGGTTTACAAAGATGTAACACAGATAAAAAATTATAGTGCATGTTCAACTGAGACCAGCATACCGCTAAAGAATAATATCAATGACATATTTAGGCTGATGTGTTAGGAGAACTTGCCAATTTAAAGATAAATAGTTAGCGTGACAATAATGTGACTGTAGTAGTAACAATAATGGAAACTGACCACCTAAAAACCAACAGCTTGATCAACCCacaccagcatggctttactgagggtaGATCATGTCAGGCTAATTTCACTGATTTCTTTAcgtatgtcacaaaagtgctggatgaaagtGGTGCTGTAGcgattgcctatctggacttcagtaaAGTCTTTGATACAGTTTCCCATAAGGCGTAGGCTACACTGTGACTTTCTGTAGAGCTGCAAGATAGAAACCATGGCAGATGCTTGTGCCAGGATCAAATGGCCCTCTCTAGGGGTGCTCTGAGTTGGCCATCCAAAGTCTGTCCACCATTTTTAAGTTTCCTCACATAATGACCGCTCCTTTCACCTCCTAATTTCTTGTTCAGTATGGCCTAAATAGTGGGCATCCTGCTGCTCTCAGTCCAATGCTGTCAGAGGGCAATATGTCTTCACGTGCCTCATAGAGGCATGTCTAGCAGTGAACAATCTCCCACCCACAGGTACACTATCTAAAAGTAGCCCCAGATAGCATTTTTTTTCGGGCAGGGGAGgaagcacttttttttattatttagaacATGAACTTACCACTAAACATGATGATATTTTCAGTATGGTTGTTAAGTTGGAGAAGGGCATTTGGATGTGATGGATGAAACATGAACAGATTTTCTTCTAACTCAGTCTACAGAGGAAAAACATTAGACGTTAATGTATTTCcagagaagtaaaaaaaaagcagagaAAAATAAAACCATAATAAGAAATGTCACCAACCCAATGTTTTTTTGCACTGCAAATGAAAAGTGAACTGACCTGATGTGGCAAAGAAGGTAATAAGAAAACAGAGATTTGGTTTTACATTTATAGTGtacctttcatttaaaaaaaaagtttgcatgtCATAGGGACATGTGAAAAATTTTCATCGGTCTTGgtctgatcaggagaatgagtaaGGAAACGTGTGCGGTAGCATGCTTCACTTCCCTGCATCATCTCCATCCAGAAGCCTCAAACTTAAAATGTATTTTCCAGATTGCCCTCTTAGTGTATAAAGTAAGTGGTTTAGGCTACGTTTACATTAGCGTTCGTCCTTCCGGCACCATTCTGTCatccttttccgttttagagaaAGCGAAAAGGAAATTGTCGGATCCATTATAATCCCCATAGGTTTCAATGATATTTTATTGTGCTCTGTTTGACCAAATAGTGCTCGGTTAGCATGCAATCCATTCAAGTTCTGTCTTTCTGAACGGacgaaaaaattgtgtttgcagtgTTTTTCCGTTTTCAAAAACAGAACTTAAACGGATcgatgcaatccgttttttttaataatgatagTCAATGGTGACGGATCCATTCCGTTTTCTAGTTGGAGCATGCGcagaaggggagagaagacagGAAGTTCTTCTttgaaggaaggggaggagctggaAAAAAAACCCAGTGAAAAACTAACACGAACGGAATTGCAAACAGATGACAACGGAAGCAAACGGAGGGCAAGCTTCCGCTAATTCTACTAAAATAAACGGATACACTAACATTTTTGGCTATCCGTTTGCATCTGTTGACATCCGTTAGCAAATCTGTCTTTAGCTATCCGTTTACAAAAAATTAACGGATCCGTCAGTTTCATGTAAAatcgctagtgtggccgagcccttacaATTACACCGCAGTATGCATGTGAAGTACTGCATGGttaaaaatgaaaacactaaaATATGAATCTGTACATAATCCTAAAGTTTCATGACTCTTGCTATTTTGGAGATCCCCTAACAACGATTTTTTGTGAATGTAGAGCTGCTATAAGGTAGCTCTGTGTAAAGGTAAATTGTCAGAAACTTACAATGTTGGTGGAATCTGGAGAGTTCACTCCCCAGAACAAAAATGTTGAGCGATGGTCTCCTGTATTCAGTACGGCAGGGTTTTGTCTGGCAATTCCCAAATTCAGATCAAACTCCCACTGCAAAGCCCCAGTATTGCTGTCTATAATAATGATCTGAACACAAAGATGAACATTACCGATACAAGAATACAGAGGTTCAAAGCTTAAAATATCCTGAAAGTTACTTACAAAATTACATCCAGATAACTGCACATACATGTGTGAAGGCCGTGGCAGTGCGCTTTACTCCCTTCCTGGTCGCCTGATCTGTCTCTTAGCAGGAGACAGGCAATGAGTCAGATCGGGCTGCCAGCCGGGGAGTAAAGAGCACAGCCAGACACTTCTtctggctatatacagtatagactgaAAAGTAATGAAGGACCTTTAATTTGATAATACATTTACAATTTTTTATAAACCTTTAAGATAACCACTCACTTATAAGAACATGAAACActgaacaaaaaagaaaaagtactTAAAAAGATACAAAGGTATACCATGAACAAAACAGCAAATAAACTATGCATAGTACATACCTATACAGTGATATCCAGCAATGCACAGGGAAAGTGATATAATGCAGAAATATTTTGTATCTGTACATTAACTATAACAAACCTTCTTTCTGTTCATTCCAGTCTCCAGCTCCATCATTATAGACAAAACATCTCTCTTGAAAAATCCCAGGGCTGGTttactggaagaaaaaaaaaatactacagttTAAAAACCTGTAGCACAAAGAAGTAGGTGTGTGTTTTACAAAACCTAtgccacaaaaataaaataaaaaataaaataataggtCAATTATATCAGCAGGCAGTAACTCTTACTGACTCTGATAACTGACCTTTGTAAAAGgtccagcgatcagccgacaaacaAGTTGCTTGTTATTTGGCTGTACATCTTTCTATGTAAAAGGTATATCAGACTATAATGAGCTTAGAAGGCCACACCATTGATTGACCCTTGAAAAGCCTCTGCATATAAATGCTATTTTACTGATCAACGCTAATCGATCCACCTAATAGGCCCTTGATGTCCCCAACATTGTTAGCAGCAATCATTTCTGCTCAGCATGAATTAATTTTCATCACTGAACAGCACTAAGCCCACTGGTCCCTCATCTAGCGTAGAGGGAGAGCCctatgcatcagccactgttgcctttggtggtgttacaggcaggtgTGTTCTGTGTTAATACAGAACTGCCTACACTTTGTAAATGTTACAGTGACAAGCTCACACTACCTGAATAACATTATTAATCCAGCAGACTTGCAAACTGCATGAGACGTCGTTGTCAAGCTGTATTTGATTCTCAAGGGCACAGGtcaagttattgagacattgacTTTTGTTGGGGTATATCCACCACTGTTGTTGACTTTTGTTTCAAAATATTGTTTGAGATGGGGAAATCCCCATTGTATGCTTCTACTTACATGCCCTACATTCATGATATACTGGAATATCACTGGAGTGGGAACTTATTAggcttattattatttattattattattattattattattattatgctttccataaatttcacatgcaatttttctcttttcatttatGATGTTCACAGAGCGGGACCAatattgctatattttaatagattggacaattccgcatgctatgataccaaatatgtttgtttgttttttacatatttttacttTCATAGTGGGAAAGAGGGCGATTGAAATTTTTTATTGGAGGAgggttttttttagaaaaaatgttaaactttaaaaatatttctttttacactttataagtTCCACtaagggactattacatgcaatcattcgATTGCATAtagtgatcaatgctatgccattgcatagcattgatcagtattcaCAGCGATCTTCCCATAGTGTCTGGCCgcggcagactctatgagaagattaccGATcccacaggatggaggtaagtatttCTCCTcgcctgtcagggaaagtgatcaaACTgccggggtcctgatcagtcagtgacacgTTTTCATCCTGTCACGGACTTCTTTAAATGCTGTGATTGCTATAGATGTGTGTGTGGTCACGGCTGCCTATCATTATCCCCAGCTCCTATCATTATGCCCCACACACAATAAAACCCCTCCAAGCTGCTgaagtatatatacgttcctaatgCGTGGGGCATCACatgtaggaacgtatatagccaTAAGGCTatagtgaaggggttaacatcattgcatacattttttacatttgttatttctgtaataaataaataaataaaaacatacaaaaaataaaaatcttaccTTAAAATGCTGGTTGTATTAACAGTCCACAGAGTTTGAAACTTTTGACCATCCAGCAGTTCTGAAACTTCAGATCTCACAACTAAAATGTTGTTATAGTATCTTCCAGGAACACTTAAGATGTAGcgaattttaccagagctaaaacaaaaacaaaaaccatGTAATCTACAGAGAAATATAATAAATAGGAAAAACACCAAATGTTACATAATACATTTGACTTAACAGCGTGGATGCAATCCGTTACCAAATTATAATAATATCTCTCATTACACATTGCATTCAGTGTAAAGTCCTGTTTCTGGATAAGCTAGTTTCTCTATTATAACGGGACTGAAGAAATGCAGGGATTAGATTCAGAAGAATAGCTGTTTAGTAAGCGCTTTTATGCAGTTCCTTCCCTTGTAGTCACATACACAGTGGCAAAAGTGGTATTACTGCAATGAATGTAATAGAAGTATGCACTGCCCCACTCCGCTATCACCCACCACAATGGTGCTCTATGCTCAGTAGTCGCAAGTACATACAATACAGGgataagtcctttttttttttaaataccagaAAACCCATTTCTGCATTTTAGTATATACTGTTGCCGACATATTTCTTAGGAGTGAATTGCAGTCTGGCCGTGATAAATCCCTAGTTACCACAGATCCCCTCTCCTGACTCCTTCCACTGAGTGGTATACAAAGTAGTGCCTCACATACAGCTAACTTCCCCAAAGTTTCTTCTCCATTGTCCCCACCATATCCTTATTCATTAGTTGTGCTTCAAGTATTTTCCTTATGCAAAGCTATAAACGTATATAGGGAAACCATGAGAAAAattataaaagtatatatataggCAAAGCGGTCGGCACTACAGGACACCTGGGACGGGATTTTTGCAGGCTATAGGGGAACGGATAGTGAACGCTGTTCAAGTGGTGCAAACATCTCGAAAAAAAGGTCCATCAAACACTTGAAATAGAAGAAAtcttgagagtgcactcaccataaaaagctTTCTTTATTAGATCCTTAAAATCAATGgtcagaggaagtgctgtgattagcacgaaacagctgtaacgatcagtggagggtgctggcgtgCTGTGCCGTCGTCTGCTACAAGTCTGTGATTTTAAGGATCTAATAAAGAAagctttttatggtgagtgcattCTCAAGATTTCTTCTATTTCAAATGAGAAAAATTATTATACACATAGATCCATTAATTTCTGTGTAGTACTGTATTCTCTTACTTTACATATGCGGACTTATAGAAGTATATGGTATATAAAAGAAGTATATGATATACAAATGTACACAAGTACAGTATTAATGCACCTGATGAGAAGGCCAGAAAATAGAACTTGTGGGTCCACCTGAAGAAACAGGGGGTGCTACCACTGACACTAATGTAAGATATGTCATAACAGAAAAAGAATATTTAATACATTTATAGGAGTGACATATTTAGATTAAAGCATAGTGTTGAAATATACACAATTTTTTCCATGGGATAGACCCTTTTAATTCAACAGAATCCTGCATTTGGGCTTGAAAACTTTTCACTTAGTCTGATAGGCAGCGGATATGTTTTTGTGTATATAATTATGGAATCTTTCTCTTCATATAGTGGAAGAACAATATCAATGCTTTGTTACATGAAAACAAAAagtttatagtatatatataaccTTGAAGAAGCTACTACAGGAATAAACCCAGCAGAACTATTCCTTTGTGCCTCCCAGTCAGGATCCTGTGCAGTGGGTTTGGCTTCAAGTACCGCAGTGTAAGAACAAAGCTCGCTGACAGAATAAGCAGCAATGGAGCTACCTGTTGGAGGAGACTAAAGTTTgttacataaacacacacacacgttagggagaaaaacattatatatatatatatatatatatatatatatatagtgtatatacacatatacacacacatacagtgttccctcaacatacgatattaaaggagaagtctggcaaaaactattttttaatatgttattacttatggaaagttagacaactttctaatgtacattaattatgggaaatgcacatatagggctatttcccttaaaggggtcctccccggttccaacggcgggtcccgcatcgcggcgctccggtgcctggttctcggccgcttctgggtgtctgacgcgggcccgagacgtgacgtctcaggtctgctcagccactcagtgaaggaggcgggatcccatagcatgagcaggtgatgagagagtagtagctgggttatatggctgagatcgccacCGCCGATGCTGCcacgcagggggagccgctcatcactgtgcagcagctatcatccccctccactccccccttCTGCTTCTTCCTGGATCCGGCCAAACTGtacactatgtgatggctgactccccgcccggccgccgctctccaaTCACACGTGTCGGCCGGGGTCACCAGGAAGGACCTGGAGAcggcacgtgtgatcggagagtGGCGGCCGGGCGGAGAGCTAGCCATCACATAGTGTACACTTTGGCTGGATccaggaagaagcaggaggggggagcggagggggatgatagctgcagtgatgagtggctccccctgcgcggcatcagcagcggcgatctcagccatataacccagctactacctcccatcacctgctcatactatgagcaggtgatgagagtagtaattgagtgtagtccagagcttCGGCAGGCGGGCGGCGGTGgttcggtgggcttactgtgatgtactgattgattacatttatggaatactttggggagcaaggacacttgctccccaaagtattccataaatgtattcaatcaaaaacactgtatattccatttacacatacatccattgtaattccaatcgagtgtccagcaggggcgcactatatatagaagtcaatggtactcattgacttctataaatagtgcacccctgctggacactccattgtaattacacccccggtttgtgacgtcacttttttttagagaatctgaagtctccctgatctactaaattaagggaaatagccctatatgtgcatttgccataattaatgtacattagaaatttgtctaactctccataagtaataacatattaaaaaatagttttggccggagttgtcctttaattggtTTCAGGACGACTATTGCATGTTTAAAATATTGTATCTGGAGACCAAAATTTAATGGAAAACTGGTTATTGGTTCTGAATCACCTAAAATGTCATCtcaaaatgagagaaaaaaagaaaggaaaataagcagataactaatatggatgaAGCAAGTTCTTACAtaaaacagtcagaaagagctactgtaGACTGTAAGTGCCTTTCTAAGTAAAAGATGGGAGCgtgttcagggtcctgtacagatcacacagggtcccagagaaataaaatgaagctgccctaacctggtgcccaaaggagtaactcatcctggcacaggtacagagcagcacaggacaagtAGTATCACACAGTACTGTGGAGAattactagacagccaaccagtgcaggcactCCAGTAATACTGGGCTTTTAtgagtaaaatggccagttttcTTGGTTGATCATCTTGTTAtttacatgttccgcagatctggactttctgtagcattgtatgttgagtctggtctcaaattacgatggtccaaaaaggaccattatatgttgaaaatattgtatcttgggGGCACTGTAAGTTGAGGGATTACTGTATATATGAACAAAATGTTGCTCATAACAACAAAAGTATAAAAAAGTGTATTCATTGTTATGTGGTTTCGTTATTTCACCTTTGTAGAAGAGGACATAATTTGCCTTCGACTTTGTCACATGTGTATAATAACCACTTGGTTGGTCAGTACCAATTCTCCACCCTTGTCCGATGCGGTCTCCATTCTTTCCTGAAAATACAGCACTCTGCagctataaaaagagaacaaagaattaaTATTGTctctacaaaaaataataaatgtaataaaaaacataaTTCCTGTCACAATTCAACTGGTTTCCCTGGAAGAAGCAAACAGGGCAAAACCCAAGGTCTGGCAGAAGCAAGGTGTTTGTATAATGTTTATCCCTTCATTCTGAGTAAGATGTATTTGCGGTTTTACACTCTATTGAACTTGTTATGTTAACAGCAAGTTCCATGTTTACATCTCATATTTTTACAGGACAAAAAGGCATTAtatccaaagctgttgcagaatgaAGACATGTGGCATCCAATATAACATCTACATGACAATCCTATGTTACTGGTGCGTCTTTCTTAGGAGAAGGGACGGGATTTTACATGTGGGGTCATATGTGAGTTTGACAATTAGAGCATTGAGTGCCAATATGAACGCATTATGTTCTGATAAGTTTATTGTGAACTTGCCCCATTAGTCTTGCATTCAGTCAATTGTCATCAAAATGTGAATTGTCATTTGAGCTCCCACAATGTACTACTCTGGTAACAACAAATCCAGCAGAATTCTGGATTCAGGGAGCCCTCAATGTGAAGATAGGTTTGGGTCCTACCTCTGAAGTATCCTGTGGATATTCCATAAGCACCCCAGGTGGGTATaccccttaaggctgggttcacactacgtatatttcagtcagtattgcaaccaaaaccaggagtggattaaaaacacagaaaggctctaatcacacaatgttgaaattgagtggatggccgccatataacagtaaataactgccattatttcaatataacggccgttgttctaaaataacagcaaatatttgccattaaatggcggccatccactcaatttcaccattgtgtgaacagatcctttctgtgtttttaatccactcctggttttggttgcaatactgactgaaatatactgattgaaatatacatatactgactgaaatatacgtagtgtgaacgcagccttaaaatgATTTGCATGTTTTAATATTGATGGCCTTAAATTTTTTCCCCCAACATTAAAAATTATCCCCATACCATAGGATAGATAAAAAAAACTagctgattgttgggggtccAAATGCTGGGCTCCCACTTATTACATGTATCGAGGTCACATTTCCCCTGACATTGGCCAGTGCTCCATTTACTGTCTATTTTCTACTATAACCACAATGAGCACTTGGTAATGTTAAAATtcatatctttttatttatttttcaatattttcccatacaaaagtatgcaaaagaggagtccgtggagcctcattgaagagtctcaaaacacaggactagccagatctccctccgggaaggacccagcccccaggactcctcttttgcatactcatgtttcccagggggcaatgcacctaggacttcactgcattgagcgctttcattagcagccggcagtgttgtcatttggctgttctccctgagttcagcaatctgtttctctttccATACAAAAGTGACATCATTACTTAATTATAACAATTTTACATATACAAGCACGTAATACAAATTAACCACCATACAAAAAAATACCCAAAttacccctccaccccccccccccggtctgattccccccccccaaaaaaaaagttaaatatatatatatatatatatatatatatatataaagctcgCCTCGCCCCCTCCCCTCTAATTCCCTACTCCCTCATACATTTCATAACATCTTTCCCATTTTTCACAACTTGGAGTCCCCGGAGCCATCCATTGTTTAATTATAATAAATCTAGCATAGAAAAGCATTTTTTGTACAGTTTTCTTACTCCTTTTTCTCGCAatgatgttagtggtgtctcccaacaaagcagTGACCGGGTTCAGCTCAAATTTCACCTTACTCTTCCCTTCAATTTTttcgtgcactctcccccagtactcTTGCAAGACGCTGCATGTCCAAAGCATATGTGCAAAATCCGCCTCCCCACAACCACATCTTGGACACTTTCCATCCTTTCGCTTCCCTATTCTACAAAGGAACATTGGGGTGTAATATAATTGATGTACTATATTAAATTGAATAATTCTATGATTACCCACACTTGAGACTTCCTTAATACTCTTCAGCACTTTCTCCCACCTTCTCTCATCTATTTCCCCAATTACTCCCTCCCATTTTTCCTTACTTTTTATCCCAATCTGTTGTTCCTttataggccaggttcagactatgtaactgtgcggctgtatttgcggctgtaattgtgcggcggtatttttgatggttcatgcgtacgctggaaagtataggatatacggctgcacagtgcacactatgtatgaatctacggcccgatcgtaaacggacccgtaaaaaatgaacaagaccattgtttgcggctggacatgcggccgaggattgacaggcggtccgtacggagtacttcaaaaatagccggcaatgatgccgaatgccgatgcctctaatagttaatatattaaattaataaaacacattttctttgtaataaagtccctttcgttggtcaataatttaattctaacgaatccatcattttgcaattaaatatactgttaaaataaatagatcaggggtcctcaactggcggaccgcggtccgaacccggaccgcggaggccagctgtccggaccctggtcagacctcctaaccgccccggatccggtccgtcccggggcggttaggaggtcccgctccccaccgcactgcctcccgccccataggcgtactgtccttagatgtcagtacgcctgtggggctgg belongs to Dendropsophus ebraccatus isolate aDenEbr1 chromosome 9, aDenEbr1.pat, whole genome shotgun sequence and includes:
- the FAM234A gene encoding protein FAM234A, with amino-acid sequence MDKKDTEEEDHPLKNNDGKAVENNNDMSGEKDVCIKKPNRLSRLSKIRTAMFFGSLFLCLTAVFAFSFIIPCPVRPFSERTWSIQYNNSVGYPFLATEDVNKDNVQDVLFLFKTDIASKLNVSCADEGFQSPCFFLSALSGTNGSALWVKPISDGDVQLVECGIHNLGGVNSVGCVGIRKPGVILAIDSTTGHALWEKPTGFATEFTLIKPMLKVPDVDRDGVEDLMVFLFAENELQSAVFSGKNGDRIGQGWRIGTDQPSGYYTHVTKSKANYVLFYKGSSIAAYSVSELCSYTAVLEAKPTAQDPDWEAQRNSSAGFIPVVASSSSGKIRYILSVPGRYYNNILVVRSEVSELLDGQKFQTLWTVNTTSILSKPALGFFKRDVLSIMMELETGMNRKKIIIIDSNTGALQWEFDLNLGIARQNPAVLNTGDHRSTFLFWGVNSPDSTNITELEENLFMFHPSHPNALLQLNNHTENIIMFSAALFERSRHACYILITGPNTTEDPGTLIVSKRKLKEDISHSKVIWFGTEEVNTEGIRDDFFRMRYSSH